Proteins encoded together in one Anas acuta chromosome 10, bAnaAcu1.1, whole genome shotgun sequence window:
- the CIAO2B gene encoding cytosolic iron-sulfur assembly component 2B, producing the protein MVGPAGGAPLENANPLIYRRSGERPVTAREEDDELPDSIDDREIFDLIRSINDPEHPLTLEELNVVEQVRVKVNDAESTVAVEFTPTIPHCSMATLIGLSIKVKLIRSLPERFKMDVHITPGTHASEHAVNKQLADKERVAAALENSHLLEVVNQCLSARS; encoded by the exons ATGGTGGGCCCGGCCGGCGGGGCGCCGCTGGAGAACGCCAACCCCCTCATCTACCGCCGCTCCGGGGAGCGGCCCGTGACGGCGAGGGAGGAGGACGACGAGCTGCCCGACTCCATCGACGACCGGGAGATCTTCGAT CTCATCCGCTCCATCAACGATCCCGAGCACCCCCTCACTCTGGAGGAGCTGAATGTTGTTGAGCAAGTTCGAGTTAAA GTGAACGATGCCGAGAGCACCGTGGCAGTGGAGTTCACCCCCACGATTCCCCACTGCAGCATGGCAACGTTAATCGGCCTGTCCATCAAAGTAAAATTGATCAGATCTCTGCCCGAGAGATTTAAG ATGGATGTTCATATAACACCAGGAACACATGCCTCTGAGCATGCAG ttAATAAACAGCTTGCTGATAAAGAACGTGTagcagctgctttggaaaactCTCATTTACTGGAAGTGGTGAATCAGTGTCTGTCTGCCCGATCATAA